One Cellulomonas sp. Y8 DNA segment encodes these proteins:
- a CDS encoding ATP-binding protein, translated as MTDLARVRRELLEEITAPHAAPQVVLGRVPENMVLVASELATNALQHGRPPTVLSLLADDLDYLLDVCDADLETTPVIAGERPSGAGGFGLLIAHRLSQEVGWYTTDATKHVWATFPAQR; from the coding sequence GTGACCGACCTGGCGCGGGTGCGCCGCGAGCTGCTCGAGGAGATCACCGCCCCGCACGCGGCCCCGCAGGTCGTGCTCGGCCGGGTGCCGGAGAACATGGTCCTCGTCGCGTCGGAGCTCGCCACCAACGCCCTCCAGCACGGCCGCCCGCCGACGGTGCTGTCGCTGCTGGCGGACGACCTCGACTACCTCCTGGACGTCTGCGACGCGGACCTGGAGACCACGCCGGTGATCGCCGGCGAGCGGCCGTCCGGCGCCGGCGGCTTCGGCCTGCTGATCGCGCACCGGCTGTCGCAGGAGGTCGGCTGGTACACCACCGACGCGACCAAGCACGTCTGGGCGACCTTCCCCGCGCAGCGCTGA